The Psilocybe cubensis strain MGC-MH-2018 chromosome 7, whole genome shotgun sequence genome has a window encoding:
- a CDS encoding Squalene synthase, whose translation MGAANWIALLLTHPLEFRTLIQFYLYHEQKRDIAAIKEHPTSGWDRDSMRRCWEFLDMTSRSFAAVIKELEGDLARTIALFYLVLRGLDTIEDDMTIPDDVKQPLLRAFHVHTVTPGWKFEGSGPNEKDRQLLVEYDTVVEEVNRLNPDYKSIIIDIALKMETGMADYAHKAATTGSIYLETVAEYDLYCHYVAGLVGEGLSRIFSASGKEGAFLGDQLELSNSMGLLLQKTNIIRDYREDCDEQRYFWPREIWGRKEYGFTEMHQMSATDPDTVKRAMWAQSGMVLDALRHTTDALDYLRLLKNQSVFNFCAIPATMAIATLELCFMNKEMFQRNIKIRKAEAAKLIMRSTNPREVGLIFREFARKIHAKAVPSDPNFIKISIACCKIETWCEHNYPSFVHFSPETGKQSLEPTDARTALIMREQALEAQLVKKKRAEDIRNGVSPSNAYVDKLENREMSSKEIMMYVAAVFGLMLVMGVSIIYTVIYFVGDR comes from the exons ATGGGCGCGGCGAACTGGATTGCTCTTCTCCTTACACACCCCCTGGAGTTCAGGACGCTCATCCAGTTCTATCTCTACCATGAGCAAAAGCGTGACATTGCTGCTATTAAGGAGCACCCGACGTCGGGATGGGATAGGGACTCCATGAGAAGATGCTGGGAGTTCCTCGACATGACGAGCAGAAGTTTTGCCGCTGTAATCAAAGAGCTGGAGGGAGATCTGGCGAGAACG ATAGCTTTATTCTATCTCGTTCTTCGCGGTCTCGACACGATTGAAGATGACATGACGATCCCTGATGATGTTAAACAACCTCTCCTGAGGGCATTCCACGTACACACTGTAACTCCTGGATGGAAATTCGAAGGCTCAGGCCCCAACGAAAAAGACAGACAGCTACTGGTCGAATACGACACAGTTGTCGAGGAGGTGAACCGCCTCAACCCCGA CTATAAAAGCATAATTATCGATATTGCACTGAAGATGGAGACTGGAATGGCGGATTACGCCCATAAAGCTGCGACGACAGGTTCCATTTACTTGGAAACTGTCGCTGAATATGACCTGTATTGCCACTACGTTGCTGGTCTTGTCGGTGAAGGCCTCTCACGGATTTTCTCTGCGTCCGGGAAGGAGGGTGCTTTCCTTGGCGACCAGCTTGAGCTCAGCAACTCGATGGGCTTGCTTTTGCAGAAAACCAACATCATTCGTGACTACCGGGAAGACTGTGACGAGCAGCGGTACTTCTGGCCACGGGAAATTTGGGGACGAAAGGAGTACGGGTTCACGGAGATGCACCAAATGTCTGCGACGGACCCGGACACGGTGAAGCGGGCAATGTGGGCGCAGAGCGGTATGGTTCTGGATGCACTGAGGCATACGACGGACGCACTGGATTACCTCCGTCTGTTGAAGAACCAGAGTGTGTTCAATTTCTGTGCGATCCCCGCGACAATGGCTATTGCGACCCTTGAGCTGTGTTTCATGAACAAGGAGATGTTCCAGCGGAATATCAAGATTCGTAAGGCTGAAGCTGCCAAG CTTATCATGCGTTCAACGAATCCTAGAGAAGTCGGCCTCATCTTCCGCGAGTTTGCGCGCAAGATTCATGCCAAGGCTGTCCCTTCCGACCCCAACTTTATCAAAATTTCCATTGCATGCTGCAAG ATTGAGACGTGGTGCGAACACAACTATCCCTCCTTCGTACACTTCAGCCCCGAGACCGGCAAGCAGAGCCTCGAGCCCACCGACGCACGTACTGCCCTCATCATGCGCGAGCAGGCCCTCGAAGCACAGCttgtgaagaagaagcgTGCAGAAGACATCCGCAACGGCGTCTCACCGAGCAACGCATATGTCGACAAGCTCGAGAACAGGGAGATGTCGTCGAAGGAGATCATGATGTACGTCGCGGCGGTGTTTGGGCTGATGCTCGTTATGGGTGTCAGCATCATCTATACTGTGATCTACTTTGTGGGCGATCGGTGA